A stretch of Blautia liquoris DNA encodes these proteins:
- a CDS encoding acyl-CoA carboxylase subunit beta: MSNVTPGSARLRIESLLDAGSFVEIGSLITARNTDFNMTEKKAPSDGVITGYGVIDGSLVYVYSQDASVLSGTIGEMHAKKIVNLYHMAMKTGAPVIGLLDCAGLRLEEATDALNAFGEIYMAQSMASGVIPQLSAVFGSCGGGMALFPALTDFTFMENTKAALFVNSPNALAGNIDSECDTAGAKFQSEETGLIDFQGSEEEILRNIRLLISYLPSNYEDDEVSELSADDLNRKCKDIENNIGDTAVLLSQISDDASFIEIKKDYGKDMVTAFIKLDGITVGAVANRSEIYDPEGNLSETLETVLSVRGAGKAAEFVKFCDAFSIPLLTITNVTGYKASRCSEKNIARACAALAHAFADATTPKVNVITGKAYGSAYLTMNSKPLGADMVFAWPEAEIGMMDAHMAAKIMYQNSDADTINKEAEEYAALQNHVVSAAKRGYVDTIIEPEDTRKYLIGAFEMLYTKREYRPDKKHSTV, encoded by the coding sequence ATGAGTAATGTTACACCAGGCAGTGCCAGGTTAAGAATTGAATCTTTACTTGACGCAGGCAGTTTTGTTGAGATCGGAAGTCTGATAACGGCTCGAAATACGGATTTCAATATGACTGAGAAAAAGGCACCATCAGACGGTGTCATCACCGGTTACGGTGTCATTGACGGCAGCCTTGTATATGTATACAGTCAGGATGCCTCTGTTTTGTCCGGAACCATAGGTGAGATGCATGCAAAGAAGATTGTAAATTTATATCATATGGCTATGAAAACAGGTGCTCCGGTAATCGGACTATTAGATTGTGCGGGACTACGACTTGAAGAGGCTACAGATGCTTTAAACGCTTTCGGTGAAATCTATATGGCCCAGAGCATGGCATCTGGTGTTATTCCTCAGCTCAGTGCAGTCTTTGGCAGCTGCGGTGGCGGTATGGCACTCTTTCCTGCACTGACAGACTTTACTTTCATGGAGAATACAAAGGCAGCGCTTTTCGTCAACTCGCCGAATGCTCTTGCAGGCAATATTGACAGCGAATGCGATACTGCCGGTGCGAAATTCCAAAGTGAAGAAACCGGCCTGATAGATTTTCAGGGAAGTGAAGAGGAGATTTTACGGAATATCAGACTTCTTATATCTTATCTCCCTTCAAATTATGAGGACGATGAAGTATCGGAACTATCTGCCGATGATCTGAACCGAAAATGTAAAGATATTGAAAACAATATTGGGGACACGGCAGTTCTGCTCTCGCAGATCAGTGATGATGCCTCATTCATAGAAATCAAAAAAGACTACGGGAAAGACATGGTGACTGCTTTTATTAAACTTGATGGAATTACAGTTGGTGCCGTGGCAAACAGAAGCGAGATCTATGACCCGGAGGGTAATCTGAGTGAAACTCTCGAAACGGTTCTGTCTGTGCGTGGTGCCGGTAAAGCTGCAGAATTCGTTAAATTCTGTGATGCATTCTCGATTCCATTACTGACCATCACAAATGTCACAGGTTATAAGGCGTCCAGATGTTCTGAAAAGAACATAGCAAGAGCGTGCGCGGCACTTGCACATGCCTTTGCAGATGCGACAACACCCAAGGTAAATGTTATCACGGGTAAGGCCTACGGAAGCGCTTACCTTACTATGAACAGCAAGCCACTGGGGGCAGATATGGTATTTGCCTGGCCAGAAGCCGAGATCGGTATGATGGATGCTCATATGGCGGCTAAAATTATGTATCAGAACAGTGATGCCGATACAATCAATAAGGAAGCAGAGGAATATGCCGCATTGCAGAATCATGTGGTGTCGGCTGCAAAGAGAGGCTATGTGGACACAATCATTGAGCCTGAAGACACTAGAAAATATTTGATTGGTGCCTTTGAGATGTTGTATACGAAGCGGGAATATCGTCCTGATAAAAAACATAGTACAGTCTGA
- a CDS encoding 6-phosphofructokinase, with protein sequence MKNILAAQSGGPTSAINATLAGVITCALTSGRVGKVFGAHGGIQGVLEERIIDLGEKIKNAEDLQLLCQTPAAALGSCRLKLTDESQYKKIIEVLHRYEIGCLVYIGGNDSMDTVEKLSAYCMQHKIDDICIVGAPKTIDNDLMGTDHCPGFGSAAKYIASTFAELERDCSAYAAKSVTIVEVMGRDSGWLTGAAALARQNSGKGPDLIYLCESVFDSQMFLSDIRNKLRNQNSILIAVSEGIKDQSGRYVSESEGEKALDAFGHTYISGAARVLECLIQNEIGCKTRSIELNLMQRCAGHLASDMDIQESKLLGIKACQAALDGENGKMAAIIRTSDEPYEVTYKMVPVSLTANKVKTVPDDFIDPNGHDVTDKMIRYLKPLIQGNAPVTFENGIVKHISLY encoded by the coding sequence ATGAAAAATATTCTTGCAGCCCAGTCCGGAGGACCAACTTCTGCGATTAATGCAACGCTTGCCGGGGTTATCACCTGTGCTCTCACCTCCGGACGGGTCGGGAAAGTATTCGGTGCTCATGGTGGAATACAGGGAGTACTTGAAGAACGTATTATTGATCTTGGTGAAAAAATTAAGAATGCAGAAGACCTGCAGCTGCTGTGCCAGACTCCGGCGGCAGCTCTTGGATCCTGCAGATTAAAACTGACCGATGAAAGTCAGTATAAAAAAATTATCGAAGTTTTACACAGATATGAAATCGGATGTCTGGTCTATATCGGAGGAAATGATTCTATGGATACCGTAGAGAAATTGTCCGCATATTGCATGCAGCATAAGATTGATGATATCTGTATTGTAGGTGCCCCAAAAACGATTGATAATGATCTGATGGGAACGGATCATTGTCCTGGGTTTGGATCCGCCGCAAAGTATATCGCCAGTACCTTTGCTGAACTTGAGCGAGACTGCAGCGCTTATGCGGCAAAATCCGTTACGATTGTAGAGGTCATGGGGAGAGATTCCGGATGGCTGACCGGTGCAGCCGCTCTGGCCAGACAAAATTCAGGGAAAGGACCCGATCTGATCTATCTTTGTGAGTCTGTATTTGACAGCCAGATGTTTCTTTCCGACATCAGAAATAAGCTTAGGAATCAGAACAGTATTCTTATAGCTGTCAGCGAGGGAATTAAGGATCAAAGTGGACGATATGTCTCTGAATCGGAAGGGGAAAAGGCCCTGGATGCCTTCGGACATACGTATATCTCCGGAGCAGCAAGGGTGCTGGAGTGCCTGATTCAAAACGAGATCGGATGTAAAACACGTTCGATTGAACTTAATTTAATGCAGCGCTGTGCCGGTCATCTCGCCAGTGACATGGATATCCAGGAATCAAAACTGCTTGGAATCAAAGCATGCCAGGCGGCCCTGGACGGAGAAAATGGAAAAATGGCTGCCATTATAAGAACAAGTGATGAACCATATGAGGTGACTTATAAGATGGTTCCGGTATCGCTTACTGCAAATAAGGTTAAAACAGTTCCAGATGATTTTATCGATCCGAATGGACATGATGTCACAGATAAGATGATCCGCTATCTGAAACCTCTGATACAAGGGAATGCCCCTGTCACATTTGAAAATGGAATTGTAAAACACATCTCTCTATATTGA
- a CDS encoding MurR/RpiR family transcriptional regulator, which translates to MAQADNLLNRINRQYSSLSKGQKRLADFIIHHYDKAVFMTAAKLGAKVNVSESTTVRFATELGYTGFPEFHRALEELVRNKLNSIQRMEVTYGRVSQDQILDQVLSSDIENIKKTLEHTDRKAFNQAVDTILQARTVYVIGIRSCAPLADFLSFYLNLVCKDVRLLHTSSPSEILEQMIRIDDNDVIIGISFPRYSMRTLKAMEFANNRKAKVISVTDSIHSPINLYSSCNLLARSDMASIVDSLTAPLSVINALIVALCMKKQDEVILTLESMEKMWDEYQVYSNDEINYLDDNMKLKFKKMEDDNG; encoded by the coding sequence ATGGCACAGGCAGATAATCTGCTTAACAGAATAAACAGACAATATAGCTCTTTAAGTAAAGGGCAAAAGAGGTTAGCTGATTTTATTATACATCACTATGATAAAGCGGTATTTATGACTGCTGCAAAACTAGGTGCAAAAGTCAATGTAAGCGAATCTACAACTGTACGTTTTGCGACAGAACTTGGATATACCGGATTTCCTGAATTTCACAGGGCACTTGAGGAACTGGTGAGAAATAAATTAAATTCCATACAAAGAATGGAAGTAACCTATGGGCGGGTTTCACAGGATCAGATTTTGGATCAAGTGCTAAGTTCGGATATAGAGAATATAAAAAAAACTCTCGAGCATACTGACAGGAAGGCATTCAATCAGGCAGTTGATACCATCTTACAGGCCCGGACGGTCTATGTGATAGGTATTAGAAGCTGTGCACCACTTGCTGATTTTTTGAGTTTTTATCTAAATCTAGTCTGCAAAGATGTACGTCTGTTACATACCAGCAGTCCCAGTGAAATCCTTGAACAGATGATCAGAATTGATGACAATGATGTCATTATAGGAATCAGTTTTCCGAGATATTCGATGCGTACTCTAAAGGCTATGGAATTTGCGAATAATCGCAAAGCAAAAGTTATATCGGTAACTGACAGTATTCATTCACCGATCAATCTGTACTCATCGTGCAATCTGCTGGCGAGAAGTGACATGGCATCTATTGTAGATTCACTTACAGCTCCGTTAAGCGTGATCAATGCACTCATTGTGGCATTATGCATGAAAAAACAGGATGAGGTAATTCTTACGCTGGAATCTATGGAGAAGATGTGGGATGAGTATCAAGTTTATAGCAATGATGAGATCAATTATCTGGATGATAATATGAAACTGAAATTCAAAAAAATGGAGGACGATAATGGCTGA
- a CDS encoding peptidylprolyl isomerase encodes MMTLLFAAGCSGKSAGKYHIEIKVKDYGIIKAKLDEKTAPITVKNFINLAKDGFYDGLTFHRVIDGFMIQGGDPKGDGTGGSKESIKGEFSENDVKNDISHVRGTLSMARSQDMDSASSQFFIVQSDSKYLDGQYAGFGMVTDGMDIVDQICKDTKTEDDNGTVLPENQPVIESIKVID; translated from the coding sequence ATGATGACTTTGCTCTTTGCTGCAGGCTGTTCGGGAAAGAGTGCGGGCAAGTACCACATTGAAATTAAAGTAAAGGATTATGGCATCATAAAAGCAAAGCTTGATGAAAAAACAGCACCGATCACTGTCAAAAACTTTATAAATTTGGCAAAAGATGGTTTCTATGATGGTCTCACTTTTCATCGGGTGATTGATGGCTTTATGATTCAGGGAGGAGATCCCAAAGGAGATGGAACTGGAGGCTCCAAAGAATCAATTAAAGGTGAGTTTTCTGAAAATGATGTCAAAAACGATATTTCTCACGTGAGAGGGACGCTTTCCATGGCAAGATCACAGGACATGGATTCTGCCAGCTCCCAGTTTTTTATTGTTCAGTCCGACAGCAAGTATCTGGATGGACAGTATGCCGGTTTTGGCATGGTAACGGATGGAATGGATATTGTCGATCAAATCTGCAAGGATACTAAGACAGAGGATGACAATGGTACAGTTCTGCCCGAAAACCAGCCAGTCATTGAGAGTATTAAGGTTATAGATTAA
- a CDS encoding biotin/lipoyl-containing protein → MKNYTITVNGKAYNVTVEEGQTTQTTPVQTQQAAPTAPKSSEPKPDSAKLPKPAVQGNGTAGSISITASVPGKISKIEASAGGSVKKGDSVVVLEAMKMEIPIVAPSDGIIAGINVTVGETVESGDVLATMD, encoded by the coding sequence ATGAAAAACTATACAATAACAGTCAATGGAAAAGCATACAACGTTACCGTGGAGGAAGGTCAAACAACACAGACAACGCCTGTACAGACACAGCAGGCAGCACCAACTGCACCAAAATCATCTGAACCGAAACCTGATTCTGCCAAGTTGCCAAAACCTGCTGTGCAGGGAAACGGCACAGCAGGATCCATCAGTATCACAGCCTCTGTGCCTGGAAAGATAAGCAAGATCGAAGCAAGTGCAGGAGGATCTGTTAAAAAAGGAGACTCTGTAGTCGTACTTGAGGCTATGAAGATGGAGATTCCGATTGTAGCTCCATCAGACGGAATAATTGCAGGGATCAATGTGACTGTCGGAGAAACTGTTGAATCTGGCGATGTACTAGCTACCATGGACTAA
- a CDS encoding oxaloacetate decarboxylase subunit alpha, translated as MAEIEKKPVGIMETVLRDAHQSLIATRMTTEQMLPIVDKMDKVGYHAVECWGGATFDASLRFLHEDPWDRLRKLRDGFKNTKLQMLFRGQNILGYRPYADDVVEYFVQKSIANGIDIIRIFDCMNDLRNLQTAVKAANKEKGHAQVALAYTIGDAYTLEYWTDIAKKVEQMGADSICIKDMAGLLLPYKATELVTALKESTKLPIQLHTHYTSGVASMTYMKAIEAGVDVIDCAISPFAMGTSQPATEVMVETFKGTPYDTGYDQNLLSEIADYFRPIKDQALESGLLNPKNLGVNIKTLLYQVPGGMLSNLTSQLKEQHAEDKYYEVLEEVPRVRKDLGEPPLVTPSSQIVGTQAVFNVLSGERYKMVTQETKDVLSGKYGRTVKPFNQEVQKKCIGDTKPITGRFADTLDDELNTLEGEMAQYKEQDEDVLTYALFPQVATDFFKYRDAQNTKIDAKKADQADKSYPV; from the coding sequence ATGGCTGAAATAGAGAAGAAACCAGTTGGCATTATGGAAACTGTACTTCGTGACGCACATCAGTCTTTGATTGCAACACGGATGACTACAGAACAGATGCTGCCGATTGTGGATAAGATGGACAAAGTTGGTTATCACGCAGTGGAATGCTGGGGCGGGGCTACTTTCGATGCCTCATTGCGTTTTCTGCATGAAGATCCATGGGACAGACTTAGAAAACTCAGAGACGGTTTTAAGAATACAAAGCTTCAGATGCTGTTCCGCGGACAGAATATTCTCGGATATCGTCCTTATGCGGATGACGTTGTAGAGTATTTTGTTCAAAAATCTATAGCGAATGGAATTGATATTATTCGAATCTTTGATTGTATGAATGATCTTCGTAATCTACAGACGGCAGTAAAAGCTGCCAATAAGGAGAAGGGTCATGCCCAGGTCGCTCTTGCCTATACAATCGGTGACGCCTATACGCTGGAATATTGGACGGATATCGCAAAGAAGGTAGAACAGATGGGTGCTGATTCGATCTGCATTAAAGATATGGCGGGACTGTTGCTGCCATATAAGGCAACGGAACTTGTGACCGCATTAAAAGAGTCGACAAAGCTTCCCATACAGCTTCACACACATTATACATCCGGTGTGGCTTCCATGACTTATATGAAAGCGATAGAAGCTGGCGTCGATGTGATTGACTGTGCAATTTCCCCATTTGCCATGGGAACATCCCAGCCGGCAACAGAAGTAATGGTTGAGACTTTTAAGGGAACACCATATGATACCGGTTACGATCAGAATCTTCTCTCGGAGATTGCAGACTATTTCCGTCCAATCAAAGATCAAGCGCTTGAAAGCGGACTGTTAAATCCAAAAAATCTGGGTGTGAATATAAAGACGCTGCTGTATCAGGTACCTGGTGGTATGCTCTCAAATCTGACTAGCCAGTTAAAAGAGCAGCACGCAGAAGATAAATACTATGAAGTGCTCGAAGAGGTACCACGTGTCAGAAAAGATCTTGGCGAGCCGCCTCTGGTCACACCGTCTTCGCAGATTGTCGGAACGCAGGCTGTGTTCAATGTTCTTTCGGGCGAACGATATAAGATGGTGACACAGGAGACCAAAGATGTATTAAGCGGAAAATATGGAAGAACGGTGAAACCTTTTAATCAGGAAGTGCAAAAAAAATGCATCGGGGATACAAAGCCGATCACCGGTCGTTTTGCTGACACTCTGGATGACGAACTTAATACGCTGGAAGGTGAGATGGCACAGTATAAGGAACAAGACGAAGATGTTTTGACTTATGCACTGTTTCCGCAGGTTGCGACCGACTTCTTCAAGTACAGAGATGCTCAGAATACAAAGATAGATGCTAAAAAGGCGGATCAGGCAGATAAATCATACCCTGTTTAA